AAACACACTCAGCCCCAAGGCATCGCGCAGGGTCAGGATCAGTTGATCGAAGCTCGCGGCGCCAATCGGGTCTAGACCGGCGGTGGGTTCGTCGAGAAACAGGATGTCCGGGTCCAGGGCCAAGGCACGGGCCAGGGCCGCGCGTTTGATCATGCCGCCGGACAATGAAGCAGGGTATTTGTCGGCCGCCGATAACGGCAACCCGGCCAACGCCATTTTCACTGCCGCCAGATGCTCGGCGTCGGCACGGCTCAGGCCGGCGTGTTCAATCAGAGGCAGGGCGACGTTCTCGGTCACGGTGAGCGAAGAGAACAAGGCACCTTTCTGAAACAACACTCCGAACCGCCGTTCGACCAGCGAGCGCTCGTGTTCCGACAGGCTTGGCAAGTTCTTGCCGAAGACCTTCACCAGCCCTTCGCTGGGCTGACGCAGGCCGACAATGCTGCGCAGCAGCACCGATTTACCGCTGCCGGAACCGCCGACAACGGCAAGGATTTCGCCCTTGTACAAATCCAGGTCGAGGTTTTCGTGCACGCTCTGGCGGCCGAAGCGATTGCACAGCCCACGGACTTCAATCACCGCCTCTGAAGGCGCTCGGGGTAAACGACTCACCAGTCCATCTCCATGAAAAACAACGCAGCCACGGCGTCGAGCACGATCACCACGAAAATCGACTGCACCACACTGGACGTGGTGTGCGCGCCGACGGACTCGGCGCTGCCGCTGACCTTGAAGCCCTCGAGGCAGCCGATAGCGGCAATCAGGAACGCAAAAATCGGCGCTTTGACGATCCCCACCAGAAAGTGCTGAACGCCGATGTCCGATTGCAGCAGTGACAGAAACATCGCCGGCGAGATATCCAGCGACAGCGCGCAGACTACGCCACCGCCGACAATCCCTGACAACATCGCCAGAAAGGTCAACATCGGCAACGCCACCAGCAACGCCAGGACGCGGGGTACTACCAGCAATTCCATCGGGTCGAGGCCGAGGGTGCGGATCGCGTCGATTTCTTCATTGGCCTTCATCGAACCGATCTGCGCGGTGAACGCGCTGGCGGTGCGGCCGGCCATCAGGATCGCCGTGAGCAACACGCCGAACTCCCGCAGAAAAGAGAACGCCACCAGGTCCACGGTGAAAATACTCGCGCCAAAACTCGCCAGCACCGTCGCCCCGAGAAACGCCACCACCGCGCCTACCAGAAAGGTCAGCAAGGCGACGATGGGCGCGGCGTCGAGACCGGTTTGTTCGATGTGAGCGACCATCGGCGTGAGGCGCCAGCGCTTGGGCCGAAACAGCCCGCGAGCGATGGTTTCCAGGATAAGGCCGACGAAACCCAATAGTTGCAACGTGTCCTGCCAGACCGCATCGACTGCGCGGCCGATGCGGGTCAGCAGTTGAATGCCGACACTGATTTCCGGCTCTTTGATCGGCACGCAGAAATCGGTGAGTGAGCAGTACACCGTCTGCAATAAGGCGCGATCAGCGGAGGAAAGGGTGCAATCGGGGTGTTCGGCAGATTTGCCCAGACGCTCGGCCCCCAGCAGCTCCACCAGCAATGACGCACCCGCCGTATCGAGCGCGCCGAGGCCATTGAGATCGATGTGGGTGTCGTTGTCGTATTGGCCACGGAGCTTTTCGCTCAGGCGGCTGAGATCGGCGTAATGGGCGAGCGTCCAGTCACCCGTGACCCGCAACAGGGCAGGGCTGTGCGAGGTGTCCAGTCGGGCACTGCCGGGCATTGTGCTGCTAGTCATAAGCTCCGTGCTTGTTCGGCTATTGCGCAGACCTGACTAATAGCACGAACCGCGTTACTTTTCTTTGACGGGTGTGCTGTCCATCACCTTGAAGCGCAGCACGCCAATCAACTGACCGTCCTCAGTCAGCACCCGGACCTGCCATTTGCCTGCGGGGTTGCCGGGGAAGTTCTGCTTGTGGGTCCAGGCGCGGTAGCCTTCCTTGCGCCCCCCGTTGATATCCAGCGGGATACGGTCGACTTCTTTACCGTTGAACATCCAGACGTGATAAATCCGCTCGGCCAGACCCCGAGGGGCGTTAATCGCGGTGTACGCGTACAGCCCACCTCCGCGAATCTGTTCGGCGCTGACTTCTTCCAGGCTCTTGCCGGGGGTGCGGTCCTGCATTTGGGTGCTGATCGCCACATCGGTCATCCACAAGGTCGCCGGTGGCACCCAGGAACGCAGCACCCAACCGGCGGCGCCAATGCCGACGGTGATGCTGAGGATCGCCAACGCATTGCGCACGGTGCGAATCGGGAAGATCGAGGCCAGGCTCGGGAATGACAGCAACATGGCAATGCCCAGCGCCAGCTTGAAGCTCTGGGCGGTGGTCAGGTGCAAAATGACGGGCAGGGCGGTCAACAGGGCCGCGAACAGGGTCAGGGTGTGCAGCGCCAGGAACGCCCAGCGGCGCGGTGCCAGCCATTTGTAATAAAGCGGATCGATGATCGAAATCAGCGCCGCCATGCTCAGTAATCCCGTGAAGAACAACTGGCCGCTGTTCCAGGTGGTGGTGATCAAAAAGAACGGCAGGACGAAGAACAGGCTTTCCTGATGGATCATCTGCGTTGCGTAACGCAGCAGTGGCTGGGGTATTTCGCGCTTGAAGACCCTGGCGAACAGCTTGGTGAGGCTGTTTTCCAGCATCAGCCAGACCCAGCTGACCAGCATGATGGTGGTGATCCACGTCGCCAGACCTTGTTGGCGATCCACCAGCATGAAGCTGCCGACCCCGGAGATGAAACCACCAAGCGCAATGACCCCAGGATAGCGCTTCATCAATTCGAGGATGCGCTGTATGTACAGGGTCAGATTCGGCATTCGGCGATTCACAATAGTCGTGGGAAAAATCCTCGACAGGGTACCGCCCGAGGGGCCCTGTGGCGAGGCTTGCGGTCACTTTGATAGAACCCAAAACCCTGTGGCGAGGGAGCTTGCTCCCGCTCGGCTGCGCAGCAGTCGCAATATCGGTGAATGCGGTGTGTCTGATAAACCGGGGTGCCGTTTTTCAGGGCCGCTTCGCAGCCCAACGGGAGCAAGCTCCCTCGCCACAGGGAAATCATTGCTTTGTGCGGTGAACGCGCCAACCCAATATTCCAAGCACCATCAACCCAAATCCCCCGACAATCGCCCACATCACCTGGTCATAACTCACCAGCGGCTTCTCGATCCGCAGATACCCCGGTTGCAGCAGCAACTCGCGCATTGCCTTGTTCGCCTCGGCCAGTGTCACGTCTTGCAGCGCCTTGGCCGGGTTGACGAAATGGCCGTCCTCGTAGTCGCCAAGGGCTCTCCAGTAATAGTCCGCCAGGGCGCTGTTGCCTTGCACGGCCCAGGCCTGGCGAGCGATGGCGGCTTGCTTGAGACGGGCGAAGGTGGCGGCGTCGAGGCCGTTCTTGAGCAGATCGGCTTGAAGCTCATCCAGCACCTGTTCCGCTGCCAGCACGTCGTCGCGATCAAGGTCGGCGTTCAGGCTCATGAAGCCCACCCCGCCAAATACCTCGCGCTCGGCCGAGGGCCCGTAGGACAACCCATGGGCCAGGCGCAATTGGCGATAGAGCGCCCAGTCCAGATAGTCCTTGAGCAGGTCGAAGGTTTCGTCGTGCTGGTCTTCCAGCACCGGTTCTGGCACTAGCCAATGCAATTTGGCGCCGCCGCCGACGAAACCGTTACTCAAATTGCGCTCGTGGGCCGCGCTGGCCTGAATGTCTGGCAGAGGCCGGTGCTCAGTCGGCTCAACCGCCTCGAGTGCGCCATAGGCCCGTTCCAGATAGGCCGGCAGCAGGCGGTCGAGGTCTCCAACCACGATCAGGGTCATGTTGTTGGGCGCGTACCAGGTCTTGCGCACCTTCTCCAATTGCTCGCGGGTCAGGTGATCGACTTGCGCGCGCTCGGGGCATTTGAGGCCCAGTTCCACCGCCAACTGATTACTGGCGGTGTGGCCCAGATCCTGGCGATCCAGCCAGCGTTGCAGGTGCGAGTAATGGCCACCGTCTTCGCGCTCGACCACTTGCTTGGCGACGTTGATCGCATTGTCGTCGATCCGGGTCTGGGTCAGCAGCGCCAACAACAGGTCGAGGACCTTGCGCTGGTTTTTCGCCGGGGCTTCGATGACGAAGGTCGTGTCGGCATTGCTGGTGTAGGCATTCCACTCACCGCCCAGGGCCTGCATGCGTTCTTCCAGACCGCCTTCGCCGGTGGCGTCGATGCCGCTGAACAGCAAATGTTCGAGCAAATGCGGCAGCTCTTTGTCGGCACAGCTGAAATCATCCAGGCCTACGCCAACCACCAACCGGATCGCCACATGCCCGCGCTCGGTGCCCGGCTTAAGGACCAATTGCAGGCCGTTGGGCAACGTGTAGCCCTCGACCTGAAAGCGATCCAGGGCAAATGAAGGCAGTGAGCCGAGCAACAGACAAGCGAACAACAGACAACGCATAACGAGTTTCCGTACGACCAGCGTAAGTTCAACAGACTTCAAGCAACTGTGGACGTTCAGGGTGAATGAGTGATGTCAGTCAAATCGTCGACCGCCAGAGCGCCGGTGTCCGAAGTGCCCAACACCGCATAAGCGCTGCTGCAGAACAGGGAATTCAAGCGTCTCATGTCGGCAATAAGTTCCAGGTGCAGCGAACTGGTCTCGATACTTTGCACGATCTTACGGTTTAAACGGCTGACATGAGCGTGGGCCAGGCGGCGCTCCTGTGCGCGAAAGCGACGTTTCTCACGCAGTAACTGGCGAGCACTTTCCGGGTCGGCACTAAGGAACACTGACAACCCCAAACGCAGGTTGGCAATCAGCTGACTGTGCAGCCCCGCCAACTCCTCCAGACCGACCTCGGAAAAAGACCGGCGTTGCGAGGTTTTCTGCTGCTGAACCTTGCGCAGCATGCGTTCGATCAGGTCACTGGCCAGTTTCAGGTTGATCGCCAGCTCGATGGTTTCCGCCCAGCGCCGACTGTCCTGTTCGCTGAGGTCTTCGCGGGGCATTTGCGCCAGATAGAGTTTGATGGCGCTGTACAGCGCTTCGACATCATCGGTCAGGCGACGCATTTCCTGAGTGACGGCGGTCTGTTTGCCGCGCAGCACGTCGAGCATGGCTTCGAGCATGCTGTCGACCAGATCGCCGATGCGCAGGGTTTCCCGAGCAGCGTTGGCCAGCGCCAGACTCGGGGTAACCAGTGCAGTCGGGTCAAGATGCCGCGGTTTGGCCGTGCCGTTGATGTCCGGCCGCTCTGGCAACAACCACGCGCAGAGCCTGGCCATCGCCCCGACGCTGGGCAACAGGATCAGGCAACGCGCGGTGTTGTAGAGCAGGTGGAAGCCGATGACCATTTCCTGAGGGCTGAAGTCGAGGCTGTCGATCCAGTGCACCAATGGGTCGAGCACCGGAATGATCAGCAGCAGGCCAATCAGTTTGTACAACAGGCTGCCGAGCGCCACCTGACGGCCGGCCGCGTTCTGCATGCTGGTACTGAGGAAAGCAAGAATACCGCTGCCGATATTGGCACCGATCACCAGGCCGATGGCCACTGGCAAACTGATCACGCTGGCACCGGCGAGGGTCGCGGTCAGCAGGACGGCAGCCAGGCTGGAATAGGAAACCATCGCGAACAGCGCGCCGACCAGAGCATCGAGCAGAATGTCGCCGGTCAGCGAGGCGAAGATGACCTTCACCCCTTGCGCCTGAGTAATCGGCGCGGCGGCCTCGACAATCAGTTGCAGCGCCAGAATGATCAGTCCCAGACCGATGCTGACCCGTCCCATCTGTCCGACCCGGGTCTGCTTGCGCGACAGAAAGAAAATCACCCCAAGGAAAATCAGCAACGGCGACAGCCACGACAAGTCGAGGGTCAGTACTCGCGCCATCAGTGCGGTACCGACATCGGCACCGAGCATGGTCGCCAGAGCCGGAGTCAGCGCCATCAGGCCCTGACCGACAAATGAGGTGACAAGCATGGCGGTGGCATTGCTGCTCTGGACCATGGCGGTCACCATTATCCCGGCGGCAAACGCCAACCAGCGCCTGGACATGTTATGGGCGATCACGTGGCGCAAGTTGGAACCATAAACCCGCAGGATGCCGGTTCGGACGATGTGCGTGCCCCAGATCAACAGGGCCACGGCTGATAACAAATTGAGCAGGGTGAGCATGCAGGCCCCCTGTGGTGGTAGCGCCCCAGTGGGGCAAGTTCGTAGTGCCGCGTTTTTCTTCTACTTCTGTACTTAAGCTGTAGTTGGCTAACGGTCTGGACGCCAGCATCGCATAGCTAAAGAGATGATTGAAACAAAACTGTCATAAAAACAGCTTGCTGCAGAAACGAACAAAGGGCCGTTAGGCCCTTTGTTCTTGTGGCGAGGGAGCTTGCTCCCGTTCGGTTGCGAAGCAGCCGCAATACAGGCTTCCGCGGTTTTACTGCGTAATCGCGGTGACTGGTTTCAGGGCCGCTTCGCGGCCCAGCGGGAGCAAGCTCCCTCGCCACAGAGGTCCCATTGAGACCGATTACTGACCCGGAACATCCTTGCGCAGTTTCACTGGGTCTTGCTGCTTCTTCTTTTTCATCATTGCGGTGCGCATCTTGATGTTGATCGCTTCCACCGCCAACGAGAACGCCATCGCGAAGTAGACGTAGCCTTTTGGCAAGTGCACGTCTAGCGATTCGGCAATCAGCACGGTACCCACCAGCAACAGGAACGACAGCGCCAGCATCTTCAGCGACGGGTGCTTGTCGATGAACTCGCTGATGGTGCCAGAAGCCCACATCATCACTAGTACCGCAACGACAATCGCCGCGACCATGACCGGTACGTGGGACACCATGCCCACCGCGGTGATCACCGAGTCCAGCGAGAACACGATGTCGATGATCGCGATCTGGATGATGGTGTACAGGAAATTGCCGCCCTTGCCCGAAGGCTCGTCGCCGCCTTCATCTTGACCTTCCAGCGCGTGGTACATCTCTTGCGAGCTCTTCCACAGCAGGAACAGACCACCGAAGAACAGGATCAGGTCACGCCCGGAAATACCCTGGCCGAACACTTCGAACAGGTCTGCGGTGAGGCGCATGACCCAGGTGATCGACAGCAGCAACAGGATCCGCGTGATCATGGCCAGCGCCAGGCCGAAGATCCGGGTGCGCGCCTGCATGTGCTTGGGCATGCGGCTGACCAGGATCGAAATCATGATGATGTTGTCGATGCCCAGGACGATCTCCAGGGCAGTCAGGGTGAAGAAGGCAACCCAGATTTCAGGGTTGGTCAGCCATTCCATGTGTATTCCTTTGAGGATGTGTTAAACCACGAAGGGCCCGGGCTTCAACAACAAAGCCTGGACCCGTCATGGTGAGTCTTGAGCTTATAGAGTGCTGAACAGCGGAAAAATCCCCATCAGCAATGCAGCGACCAGTATGCACAGGCAAACCAGCACTGCCCACTTCAAGGTGAACCGCTGATGGTCACCGAATTCGATACCGGCCAGGGCCACCAACAAGTAAGTCGATGGTACCAGCGGGCTCAGCAAGTGGACGGGCTGACCGACGATCGAGGCACGTGCCATTTCTACCGCGGTTATACCGTAATGACTGGCGGCTTCGGCAAGTACCGGTAACACGCCGTAATAAAAAGCATCGTTCGACATGAAGAACGTGAACGGCATGCTCACCAGCGCGGTGATCACGGCCAGGTACGGGCCGAGGAAATCCGGGATGACCGCCAGCAAGCTTTTCGACATCGCATCGACCATGCCGGTGCCCGACAGGATACCGGTGAAGATGCCCGCGGCAAAGATCAACCCGACCACTGCCAACACGCTACCGGCGTGGGCCGCAACGCGATCCTTCTGCTGTTGCAGGCACGGGTAGTTGACGATCATCGCGATACTGAACGCCACCATGAACAGCACCGGCAGCGGCAACAGGCCGGCGATCAGGGTACCCATGAGCGTCAAAGTCAGCGCGCCGTTGAACCAGATCAGCTTTGGACGACGGGCGTCCGGGAACTGCGAAACGCTGATTTCGCTGTGATCGACTTCATCACCGACCAGATGCAGTTCACCCAGACGCGCACGCTCGCGTTTACCGTAGAAGTAGGCAATTGCCAGAATCGCCACCACACCGGCCAGCATCGCCGGAATCATCGGTACGAAAATCGCGGACGGGTCCACGTGCAGCGCACTGGCCGCACGGGCGGTCGGGCCACCCCAGGGGGTCATGTTCATCACGCCACCAGCGAGGATGATCAGACCGGCCATGATCCGCGGGCTCATGCCGATGCGGCTGTAGAGCGGCAGCATGGCGGCCACGCAAATCATATAAGTGGTGGCGCCATCACCGTCCATGGACACGATCAGCGCCAGAACGGCGGTACCGACCGAAACTTTCAACGGGTCGCCCTTGACCAGTTTGAGGATCTTGCGCACAGCCGGGTCGAACAAACCTGAGTCGATCATCAGGGCGAAATAGAGAATGGCGAACATCAGCATCACGCCGGTCGGCGCGAGTTTAGTGATGCCTTCGAGCATCATCGGGCCGATCTTCGGCGAGAAACCGCCGAACAGGGCGAAAATGATCGGGATGATGATCAGAGCGATCAGCGCGGACAGGCGCTTGGTCATGATCAGGAACATGAACGTGATGACCATGGCGAAGCCAAGGAAAGTCAGCATAGGAATACTCCAGGCGTAGCGCGGCTAGTAAATGGGCGAACCGGATGAGGTCAGCGCAGAACGGGAAGCACGAGACGTACGGGCGGAGTTGCAGCGAAGAGGCGGATAGGAGAGGACATCAGGATCACCATTGTTGTTGTTAAATGGACCGGACGAGCGATAAAACACGCGCATTGGCCAGCCGGTCTATTTGCCGGCAGTGGGGCGATCCTAATCGGGGAAGCTTTCAGCCAGCTTTCGCGAGTGAAAGCATTGACCGAATGTACAACCGGTCGTCGGCCGGATTGAGCGTCCGTAAACACGGGTCAGGAGCAAAAGACATGGGCGAACTTCACACCGGCGGTTGCCACTGCGGACAAATGCGCTATCAATTCAACGGGTCATTGCACGACATCGCTCACTGCCATTGCTCGATTTGCCGACGGGTCAGCGGTGGAATCGTGACCACCTGGATCACCGTGCCTGCCTCAGCATTTGAATGGATGGCGGGCACACCGTCCCGGTACGAGTCTTCGTCCACTTGCGTGCGATATTTCTGCCCAAACTGTGGGGCGCAACTGGCGCTGGTAACGCAGCTCAGCCCCGAAAGCATCGATGTGACCATCGCCACCCTCGACCATCCCGAGCAGGCGCCGGCCGAGCGCCATATCTGGACCGACAGTCGTTTGCCGTGGTTGCATCTGGACGAGCACTTGCCCGATGAGGCCCAAGAACAACTCTGATCAGAAAACAGACAGGTTCAGCGGCCGGATCGCGCCCATCCAGATCGCGTGCTCGGTGTGGTCGAGCAGATCGTCGCCCGTGTCCGGGTGCAGGAATATCACCAATCCCTTGCGGTTGAGTGCCAGCCACGGCAACACCGCGCCGAGGTGTTGCGGCTCGAAAGCCAATTGGCAGCTCCAGTCCGGATGCGGGCCGACCGGGCGTTCGTGCATGCGCCCCATCTTCAGTGGAAACAATTGCGCTGCCTGCTCACACAAGGCCCGTGCCTGTGCCAGGGTGCTGGCATCGAAATAGACATGGGCGTGGTAACCCTTGATCGTTTGCATCTGACTCCCTCTGAACCTTGTCGAACCCTCGCCGCTTTCCACGGGTCACACACCATATACGCAGGAAAGTAGGGAGCACGGCCATGAAAAATGCCGAAACCCCGGTGGTGAAGGTAGTGCTTTATGGTGCCATGAGTAGCCTGGGCAGTGCGCTGATGGCTGAAATGCTGCGGCGCCAGCATGAAGTGATCGCGATTCTCGATGACCTGAACGCGCTCGCGCCGCGCCCGGGTTTACGCACCAAGGCGGGTGACCTGTTCGATGCCAAGCGGGTCAAGCAAAGCGTGGCCGGCTGCTCGGCAGTGATTTGCTTGCTCGATGCGCCAGGGTTGCCGATGAACAGTGAACACATCGAAAAATCCATCGTGCCCGGCCCGGTCGAGGAGGTGCTGGCGGTGGATGCACTGATCGACGGCATGCAGGCGGCGGGCATTGCCCGGCTGTTTGTGGTGGGCGATTTCGAGGTGCTGGACGACCCGGAAATCGAAGACCCGTTGCAACGCCACGCCGCCGAAGAAATCCGCGAGGCTCTGCAAAGCAGCTCGTTGCACTGGACCTTGGTGAATGCACCACGCCGCGTGCCCGGGCTGACCATCGAGCATTTCAGTCATGTCAGCAGTAGCCTGGAACCTGGCCTGGCCGCAGCGCTGGAGCGGCTGAACAGAGTCGCCGTAGGGATTGCCGATGAGCTGCACCTGAACCTGCATGTTGGTGAGCATGTGAGTTTTATTGCGACGTCGGAATAGCAAAAATCGTCCGAACCCGTTTACACCGCAATCGAAGGTAAAGGGAGACCGCTAAGCGATTGCGCACTGCTGGCCTGTTCCGCCATCAACCAATCCACAAACAGCTGAATCAACGCCCCACGCCGTTTGCGCTGGGGCAGAACCACGTAATAGCCCAGCCGGGAAATCACCGTGTCGGCAATCGGGCGACACAACAGACCTTGCGCCAACAAGTTATCCACAAGGTGCCGCCAACCGATTGCAACGCCTTGGCCGCCAATCGCCGCCTGAATCAGCAAGGTGTAATTGTCGAAGCGCAGTTGCCCCGGCGCTGGGGCCGAGGTAATTCCCAGTTCGCGAAACACGCCGCTCCAGTCGAACCAGTTGCTGCTGTTTTCGCCTCGCAGGTGCAGCAGCGGAAACTCCAGCAATGCCTGAGCCGGCAAGGGCAGGGGACGGTCCTTCAATAGCAGCGGGCTGCACACCGGAAACACCTCTTCGCTGAACAGCCAATGGCTCTCGCCCTGCTTGAACCGGCCATCGCCGAACAGCACTGCCACATCGATATCGGTGCGCAACATGTTGTGGCTGCGTTCACTGGTGACCAGGCTGACGTCCACTTGAGGGTTGGCGGTATGGAAGCGGTGCAGACGCGGCATCAGCCAGTACGCAGCAAAGGCGAAGTCGGTGGCCACCTGCAACACTTCGTGCTGTTGCTGTGCGCTGATTGCGCTCAATCCTGCATCGATATTCTGCAAACCGAGCTGAACTTGCTCAAACAGAATAGCCCCGGCTTCAGTCAACTCAATACCGCGATAGATACGGTCGAACAATCGGGTAGCGAGCTGTTCTTCCAATCGTTTGATCTGCTGACTGATGGCCGGTTGCGTGGTGCCGAGCTCCACCGCGGCGGCGGTGAAACTGCGTTGCCGGGCCGCGGCTTCAAAGGCACGCAGCAGGTCCAGGGACAAATCACCGAGGGCGTCATACATAAGCTGTGCTTATCCTAGTCATTGCCTGGCATGGGCTTTACCACAAAGATTATGGACTCCATGCTCGATCACAGCACTCTCGCATAAATATCCACTATGGAATGCCGCGATCACATGAAGCGCAAAAATATTCTTTTCATCATGGCCGATCAAATGGCCGCGCCAATGTTGCCGTTCTACGGCCCTTCGCCGATCAAACTGCCGAATCTCAGCCGCCTCGCCGCCGAAGGCGTGGTGTTCGACGCCGCTTATTGCAATAGCCCTCTTTGCGCGCCGTCGCGTTTTACGCTGGTCAGCGGTCAGTTGCCGAGCAAGATCGGCGCCTACGACAACGCGGCCGATTTCCCCGCCGACGTTCCAACCTATGCCCATTACCTGCGGCGCCTCGGTTATCGCACCGCGCTGTCGGGCAAGATGCATTTCTGCGGCCCGGACCAGTTGCACGGCTATGAAGAACGCCTGACCAGCGACATCTACCCGGCCGATTACGGTTGGTCGGTGAACTGGGATGAGCCGGACGTACGCCCAACCTGGTATCACAACATGTCGTCGGTCCTGCAAGCCGGGCCCTGCGTGCGCACCAATCAGCTGGATTTCGACGAAGATGTAGTGTTCAAGGCCCAGCAATACCTGTTCGACCACATCCGCGAGGATAGCGATCAGCCGTTCTGCCTGACCGTGTCGATGACTCACCCACACGATCCGTACACGATTCCCAAAGCTTTCTGGGATATGTACGACAATGCCGACATCCCTTTGCCCGAGACACCTGCACAGGATCAACTTGATCCTCATTCCCAGCGTTTGCTCAAGGTCTATGACCTTTGGGACAAGCCGCTGCCTGTGGATAAAATTCGCGATGCGCGCCGTGCCTATTTCGGTGCGTGCAGCTATATCGACAGCAACGTCGGCAAACTTCTGCAAACACTCGAGGAAACCGGGCTTATCGATGACACCATCATCGTATTCTCCGGTGACCACGGCGACATGCTGGGCGAGCGCGGCCTCTGGTACAAAATGCACTGGTACGAAATGGCTGCCCGTGTACCGCTGTTGATCAGTGCACCAGGGCAATTCGGGGCTGGGCGGGTCAGCGCGGCGGTGTCCACTGCCGATCTGTTGCCGACCTTTGTCGAACTGGCCGGCGGCTCGCTGGAACCGGGTCTGCCGCTGGACGGCCGCTCGCTGGTTTCGCACCTGCAAGGGCAGGGCGGTCACGATGAGGTGTTCGGCGAGTACATGGCTGAAGGCACCATCAGCCCGTTGATGATGATTCGTCGTGGCGCCTACAAATTCATCTACAGCGAAGACGACCCTTGCCTACTCTTCGATGTACATAACGACCCGAAGGAACAAGAAGAACTCAGCCAGTCGCCGCAACATCGACAGCTTTTCGAGGCGTTTCTCGCCGAAGCACGGGCCAAATGGGATATCCCGGCGATCCACCAGCAGGTGCTCGCCAGTCAGCGACGCCGGCGTTTCGTCGCCGACGCCCTGACCATCGGCAAGCTGAAGAGCTGGGATCACCAGCCTCTGGTGGATGCCAGTCAGCAGTACATGCGCA
The Pseudomonas lini DNA segment above includes these coding regions:
- a CDS encoding GFA family protein, which translates into the protein MGELHTGGCHCGQMRYQFNGSLHDIAHCHCSICRRVSGGIVTTWITVPASAFEWMAGTPSRYESSSTCVRYFCPNCGAQLALVTQLSPESIDVTIATLDHPEQAPAERHIWTDSRLPWLHLDEHLPDEAQEQL
- a CDS encoding DOPA 4,5-dioxygenase family protein encodes the protein MQTIKGYHAHVYFDASTLAQARALCEQAAQLFPLKMGRMHERPVGPHPDWSCQLAFEPQHLGAVLPWLALNRKGLVIFLHPDTGDDLLDHTEHAIWMGAIRPLNLSVF
- a CDS encoding NAD(P)-dependent oxidoreductase gives rise to the protein MKNAETPVVKVVLYGAMSSLGSALMAEMLRRQHEVIAILDDLNALAPRPGLRTKAGDLFDAKRVKQSVAGCSAVICLLDAPGLPMNSEHIEKSIVPGPVEEVLAVDALIDGMQAAGIARLFVVGDFEVLDDPEIEDPLQRHAAEEIREALQSSSLHWTLVNAPRRVPGLTIEHFSHVSSSLEPGLAAALERLNRVAVGIADELHLNLHVGEHVSFIATSE
- a CDS encoding choline sulfate utilization transcriptional regulator, which encodes MYDALGDLSLDLLRAFEAAARQRSFTAAAVELGTTQPAISQQIKRLEEQLATRLFDRIYRGIELTEAGAILFEQVQLGLQNIDAGLSAISAQQQHEVLQVATDFAFAAYWLMPRLHRFHTANPQVDVSLVTSERSHNMLRTDIDVAVLFGDGRFKQGESHWLFSEEVFPVCSPLLLKDRPLPLPAQALLEFPLLHLRGENSSNWFDWSGVFRELGITSAPAPGQLRFDNYTLLIQAAIGGQGVAIGWRHLVDNLLAQGLLCRPIADTVISRLGYYVVLPQRKRRGALIQLFVDWLMAEQASSAQSLSGLPLPSIAV
- the betC gene encoding choline-sulfatase, encoding MKRKNILFIMADQMAAPMLPFYGPSPIKLPNLSRLAAEGVVFDAAYCNSPLCAPSRFTLVSGQLPSKIGAYDNAADFPADVPTYAHYLRRLGYRTALSGKMHFCGPDQLHGYEERLTSDIYPADYGWSVNWDEPDVRPTWYHNMSSVLQAGPCVRTNQLDFDEDVVFKAQQYLFDHIREDSDQPFCLTVSMTHPHDPYTIPKAFWDMYDNADIPLPETPAQDQLDPHSQRLLKVYDLWDKPLPVDKIRDARRAYFGACSYIDSNVGKLLQTLEETGLIDDTIIVFSGDHGDMLGERGLWYKMHWYEMAARVPLLISAPGQFGAGRVSAAVSTADLLPTFVELAGGSLEPGLPLDGRSLVSHLQGQGGHDEVFGEYMAEGTISPLMMIRRGAYKFIYSEDDPCLLFDVHNDPKEQEELSQSPQHRQLFEAFLAEARAKWDIPAIHQQVLASQRRRRFVADALTIGKLKSWDHQPLVDASQQYMRNHIDLDDLERKARYPQPCQNQ